From Pedosphaera parvula Ellin514:
GACACGATGTTGGCGGGAACAGTGAATCCATAGGGGCAACTTCCTGTAAGACGGCACATCGTTGGTATGTATAATGCTCAATCCGGAGCATGGATTGCGTGGGTTTGTTAGAAGGGCTTCTCATTATACCGCATTTCTTTGGCCTGGTTGGGCAAAGTTGGGCAATACCTTCTTTAAAGTGTCGCCGATTGAGGCGAATTCTGCCGGTAGTGTTGCTGTTGGGATGCATCGGCAGTGCCGTCGGGGCGAATGAGACGCTGCCTTTTTTGCAGGTGGGCGCGCAGTCCTATACGAACGTGGTTGTGACAGGTAAGACGGCGACGGATATATTTATCCGCCATGCACAAGGGATGGCGACGGTAAAGGTCAGACATTTGGATAGCGCCACCCGAGCCCGTCTCGGCTATCCGGCGGCGGAGCCTTTCAAGGCAACAGCAATGGTGCCAACCGCACCGCAACTTGTCACGCAGGCCACTGCGGACGCACCTACCCCTCTGTCCGAAACGCGGAACGACCCCGTTCAGCAATTGAAGCGGTTCGGGATTCCATTGCTTCTGTTGGTCATCGGCTTGCAGGTGTTGAAATACCTGACGCGGTCGAAGCGGGCGTGCGATGATGAATCGACGGCCTGTGCCGAGGGCAGTCCAGATTTGAAGTCGATCATTGCATCGAACCGGCCCCTGAAATCGTTGAAGGAACTTTTTCCGTATGGGATCACGGACTCGAGCCTCATGGAGTATGGCAAGGCGAGGCATCGCCGGCACACCGGTGCGGAACAAAGTCACTGCGAGATCTGCCACAGCACGGCGGTGAGTCAGTTACAGGCCTATCGTTGGATTACCATGGTCCAACCGAAGTTCACATTCACGAGCTTTAATTTTCTGATGCTGTTTTTCGGACGCATTGGAATCACGCTTCAGCAAACGGAGATTAGCTTTGAGACGGCTCATTGCGTCTGCCAGTCCTGCGCGGTGCGAACCCGGATTCGGAGAATGCTCTCGGTGGTCGCAAAGGGTATCGCCTTTTTCGTTTTACTTCTCAGTCTGGCTGTCACTGTCATGGGGGGAGGTTCGGTGGTGTATGACTCCCTGCAAGGCAATCCGGTGGATCACGAATTTCTGTGGCTGTTTTTCGCGGGTCTGGGCGGCCTTTTTATTTCATGGCTTGGACACAAATGCGAAAGGAGCTTGCGAATCCCGTCGCCATTCCGTTCCATCGGCCTGCACCCATTTTGGCTTTCACGCGTTTACGTGATTCGGAAGTGTGAAAGCCGGGTTCCCGTCAGCGAGAGAGCGGGTGTGAGTGGTTGACTTGGGAACGAAATGTTAAGCCATCCAGCGTCGCGTTCTCAGTCGTCGGTCCCGGCTTTAGCGAGATCGGGGGGCGGGGACTATTTACCCATTTTCAAGGTGGGACAGCTTTGAGTTGCGTGCAGACATTTTTTGGATGAGAATGCGGCCTCAGAACTTATGAAGCGATTCAATGCTAAATACGCTGTTCTCACGTTTTTAGGGGGATGCATGCTTGCGACCCAGATGGCCGGCGCAGCGGAGTTGGACCCGGGCAAGCTGCCACCGCCCTCAACCAGGAAACCAGATTTCAAAAAGGATATTGAGCCGATCATCGAGAAGAATTGCCTCCGCTGCCATGGGCCGGAGAAGCAAAAGGGCAAATACCGAATGGATTCACGCGAAGCCGCGCTGAAAGGGAGCAAAGGGCCGGTGATTGTGCCGGGCAAGAGCGATAAGAGTCGCCTGGTGTACATGCTCGGCGGACAGGTGGAAGACATGTTGATGCCGCCGGAGGATGCTGGTGGCCCGCTCACACCGCAACAGATTGGAATTATTCGCGCCTGGATTGATCAAGGTGCGGAATGGCCGCAGGAAGCAGGCACCGCAGTGGCGCAGGTGGATTACAGCAAGGAAGTGGAACCGATTTTCAAGGCGTCGTGTGCTGAATGTCATAGCGGTGCAGAGGCGAAGGGCGGTTTCAGTGTGGACTCGAAGGAAGCAGTGCTGAAAGGTGGCAAGAGTTATGGCAAAGTGGTGGTGCCCGGTGACAGCAAGAAGAGCACGCTGATCTCGATCGTCTCCGGCAAGGATGAAGACATTGCCCAACCGGAGAAACACAAATTATCCAAAGCCCAGGTGGACGTGCTAAAGAAGTGGATTGATCAAGGAGCCAAATAGTTTGCTGTTGGTTATGCGACGCAAACACGGATGGCTGGCGATTGCGGGCTCTCTCCTGTTGCTGGCTGGCTGCAGTACCAACAAACAGATGGCTGACCTGGTCGATGTGAAAAGAGTAGTGCCCGGAGTAGTGTTGGATATTCGCTATGCGACCACCAACAATTTTACGGGGAAAAAGCTTTATCCCGTGGCCAAATGCTGTCTCCGCAAGGAAGCCGCAGTGAGCCTCAGAGAGGTGCAGGAGGAATTGCACGAACTGGGTTATGGGCTGAAGATTTATGATGGTTACCGTCCGCTTTCCGTGCAAAAGAAAATGTGGGAGGTGTATCCGCATGAGGATTATGTGGCGAATCCGGCGAAGGGGTCACGCCATAATCGCGGTGCAGCGGTGGATTTGACGTTGATCAGGCTGGATGGGACCGCGGTGTCGATGCCGACCGAGTTTGATGATTTTACGGAGAAGGCGCACCGGAACTATATGGATCTGCCGGAGGAGCAAATTCAAAACCGCGAATTGCTTGCGCGGATAATGACGGCGCACGGATTCAAGGGGTTGCCTGCCGAATGGTGGCATTTTGATTACAAGAATTGGGAGCGGTACGAGATTCTTGATATCGATTACTCCAGGATCAAGTGAGTCGTAGGAGGGTTTGCAAAACCGGATTGTGTCACAATAAGCGCGACTTCAGGTAAATGGCTGATACTGTGCGGAGGTTGGGAGCGTGGATTTCGGGATTACAATGCCTCGCTCAGCAAATGACACCGGTTGTTGATTAACATCGTCTATGAATATACAAGTTGCCGTTTTGTGTGATGCCGCGACGGATTCGGGAGGCAAGCTGAACATTTTAGGGGCGTTTGACGGGTTGAATCCGCCGCAGTTCCCGTTTGTCTACGCGCAGTGTTGCATCGCGTTGCGGCTTACGTTTACGAGTGAGGAGGAAGGGACGCATCAATTGCGGCTGACGTTCATGGATGAGGATGGAAAAATGTTGATGCCGGGAATCGATTTGCCCATTGCAGTGGCCATTCCTGCAGAGTCGCATTTTGCGACTTCCAATGTCATCGTGGTGCATCCGCCATTGAAGTTTGAAAAGGCCGGACTGTACTCGGTCGATATTTCGTTGGATGGCCGGCAGCAGGGGAGTATTCCACTGCTGGTGCGGGGGACAAGGCAGGGGTGATGTGTTTTTGATGTATGCAAAAATGGAAAAGGCGCGGAGAAGGTCCGCGCCTTTGAACCAATCAAAACCATTTAGTCTTCCTAGAGCAAGCTGATGGAGTCGGTGTCCACGAACATGGTGGCGTGGGGTTGCTTGCGAAGGATGGAGGCCGGGCAGGCGGTGCTGATGGGGCCTTGCAAGGCGTCCTTGATTGCCTGGGCTTTGCGTTTTTCCGGAGCGATGCAAATCACTTTTTTGGCTGAGCAAAGGGTGGGGATGGTCAAGGTCAGGGCATATTGTGGCACGGCATCCATGCCAGGGAAATGACCTTCACCGACCTGCTGCAAACGACACTTTTCATCAAGCTTGGCGATGGTGACCTGACGTTTGTCTTCGAAGTTGGCGACCGGCGGATCATTGAACGCCAGGTGACCGTTCTCGCCAACACCAAGGCAGCAGAGATCAATGGGTTGTGCCTTCAACAGCGCGGTATAACGGTCACACTCATCCATCGGGAGCAGGGCATCGCCTTCGAGGTAATGGAAGGCCCTGGGCTTGACGCGGCTTTCGACGCGTTCGCGCATGTAGCGGCGGAAACTGGCCTTGTGATCGCCGGAGATGCCGAGGTATTCATCCATGTGAAAGAGAGTGATCTTGGACCAATCAACCCCGCCGAGCTGGATGAGGGCTTCGAGAAATTTGATCTGGGAATTGCCCGTGGCAAGAATGGCGGCGGCCGAGCCTTTGGCGGCGAGCACTTCGCGCAGATAAGCCTGGACGACGCGGGCAACATCCTGCGAGAGGTCAGCCTGACTCGCATAGACGCGCACAGGCAGTGCATCGACTTGAAATGTTTTGACGGGCATTACTGAGGATACAGTGGTCATGACATTAAATTTTCTTCGTTACAACCCGCAAACATTAGGTAAAGGCGGCGCGGGATGCAAGAGTCGGGTAAAGGACCGAAAACCAGGCATGATTGGGCAAGCCGTCCGGCGTGTATTTTCCGGGATCACTGTTTATCCAAAACCAGAATTCACTTCGCGACTGGGGAGTCTTGCAAAGATGCGGCTTCAACTCTTTTTAATAGAGTGCATTTAGGATCAAGCGTTCTGGCAAGGTCGGTAAACCTTTTACACTCTTCAAGGTTGCCACGTCGCTTCTCTGCAATCGCTATGTGGCAGGCATCGCCAGCCTTGGATTCGTTATCGGAATGTTTTTCCATGGCCTCTTTGAGCAACGCGATGCCTTCGTTCAGGCGGCCCATTTCCACAAGCACGGTTCCGCGGGTGCCTCGATAAGCCGGGACAAAGGGAAGTTCCACCAAAACCGCCTCGGAGAAGCGATCGGCTTCCTTGATTAGTGCTTCGCCGCCAAGAAAAGAGTTCGCATAGGCAATGTTATTGAGCATGAGACAGCGGTAGTTTGCGGGAAGATTGGGACGATTTAATACGTCCAGAAAGACATCGCGGGCTTCCGTGAACCGTTCAGCGGCGAGCAGCGTTGCGCCCAGACAAGAGAGGAGGGGGAGATTGTCAGGATAAAGATTAAGTCCTGTGTGCAAGATTTCATAAGCCTTGCCAAAGTTTTTTTCCTGAAGAGCCTTTTGGCCTTCGGCATTATAATAACCCAGTGGTTTTAGAGCAATTTCGTTATCGGATAGATGCAAGGTTTTCCAGATGCTGAGCCCGTCATTTGGAATGTCTCCGAAAACTGTGTGGATGCGGCGCGGCCACAGGTTGAAAGTAAATAGGAATAGATTGGCGAGCAGGAACATGCTGGCTGGCTGGATGCCGCCCATGACGTTGAAATTGAGGGCCTGTTCAGGGAATAACAGCAGGGTCACGCCAGCAAGCAGGAGGTTTGCCAGCGGGCCCGCAAAGATTGCCAGCAGTTCCTTCCGACGGTAGGCAAAAGTTGTCCGGTGCGCCCAGATGGCGAAACCACCGAAGGGAATAGAGTTGAATTGAAGGTTGAAGCCACAGAAGGACCTTTCATAAACGGTGGCGCCCAAGCCGATGATCACATGATAAACACGGCACCCGCAGGCCTGCGCGGCGAAAGCATGGCCGAATTCGTGCGGCAAAGTTGTCGGGATCATCAAAACGTAAAAGAGGAGCAGATTTAGCAGAAACATTCCGAATGTTTTATCTGCGGGCAACCAAAGAAATAGTAGAGAGATAATTCCGCACATCGCATAGGCCGCGAGGGTGCGTTTATAGGCTCCCTTTGTGACT
This genomic window contains:
- a CDS encoding c-type cytochrome domain-containing protein — translated: MKRFNAKYAVLTFLGGCMLATQMAGAAELDPGKLPPPSTRKPDFKKDIEPIIEKNCLRCHGPEKQKGKYRMDSREAALKGSKGPVIVPGKSDKSRLVYMLGGQVEDMLMPPEDAGGPLTPQQIGIIRAWIDQGAEWPQEAGTAVAQVDYSKEVEPIFKASCAECHSGAEAKGGFSVDSKEAVLKGGKSYGKVVVPGDSKKSTLISIVSGKDEDIAQPEKHKLSKAQVDVLKKWIDQGAK
- a CDS encoding glucosamine-6-phosphate deaminase; amino-acid sequence: MTTVSSVMPVKTFQVDALPVRVYASQADLSQDVARVVQAYLREVLAAKGSAAAILATGNSQIKFLEALIQLGGVDWSKITLFHMDEYLGISGDHKASFRRYMRERVESRVKPRAFHYLEGDALLPMDECDRYTALLKAQPIDLCCLGVGENGHLAFNDPPVANFEDKRQVTIAKLDEKCRLQQVGEGHFPGMDAVPQYALTLTIPTLCSAKKVICIAPEKRKAQAIKDALQGPISTACPASILRKQPHATMFVDTDSISLL
- the ddpX gene encoding D-alanyl-D-alanine dipeptidase codes for the protein MRRKHGWLAIAGSLLLLAGCSTNKQMADLVDVKRVVPGVVLDIRYATTNNFTGKKLYPVAKCCLRKEAAVSLREVQEELHELGYGLKIYDGYRPLSVQKKMWEVYPHEDYVANPAKGSRHNRGAAVDLTLIRLDGTAVSMPTEFDDFTEKAHRNYMDLPEEQIQNRELLARIMTAHGFKGLPAEWWHFDYKNWERYEILDIDYSRIK
- a CDS encoding M50 family metallopeptidase, producing MSIKCDRCGTETSIEGAFYRIEVPHSSRVLRRCPECWLEVTKGAYKRTLAAYAMCGIISLLFLWLPADKTFGMFLLNLLLFYVLMIPTTLPHEFGHAFAAQACGCRVYHVIIGLGATVYERSFCGFNLQFNSIPFGGFAIWAHRTTFAYRRKELLAIFAGPLANLLLAGVTLLLFPEQALNFNVMGGIQPASMFLLANLFLFTFNLWPRRIHTVFGDIPNDGLSIWKTLHLSDNEIALKPLGYYNAEGQKALQEKNFGKAYEILHTGLNLYPDNLPLLSCLGATLLAAERFTEARDVFLDVLNRPNLPANYRCLMLNNIAYANSFLGGEALIKEADRFSEAVLVELPFVPAYRGTRGTVLVEMGRLNEGIALLKEAMEKHSDNESKAGDACHIAIAEKRRGNLEECKRFTDLARTLDPKCTLLKRVEAASLQDSPVAK
- a CDS encoding DUF6941 family protein — its product is MNIQVAVLCDAATDSGGKLNILGAFDGLNPPQFPFVYAQCCIALRLTFTSEEEGTHQLRLTFMDEDGKMLMPGIDLPIAVAIPAESHFATSNVIVVHPPLKFEKAGLYSVDISLDGRQQGSIPLLVRGTRQG